The sequence AGAGTGGCGGTACACCGCACGGCGGGGCTCCGGCCCCCAAGTCCGGTGTGTACAGCATGGGGGGTGGTGCCGTGTCGGCGCAGCATCACCCCCCGTCGCTGTCCCGGGTCAGTGCTCCACCGGCCGGGCCCGCTCCACCACCGACGCCAGATCCAGGGTGTGCGGCAGCGTCCCGAACGCGGCGCCCCCGTCCCCGCCCAGGCGCGAAGCGCAGAACGCGTCCGCCACCTCCGGCGGCGCCCAGCGCACCAGCAGCGAGCCCTGGAGCACCAGCGCGACGCGCTCCACCACCCGGCGGGCCCGCGCCTCGATCCCCGCCAGATCGGCCAGCTCCGTCAGCAGGTCCCTGATCGCCGCGTCGAGCCGGTGATCGGCGCCCCGGGCCCGCCCCACCTCTTGGAGGAACGCGTTCAGCGCGAGCGGCTCACGCCGCAACGCCCGCAGCACGTCCAGCGCCTGGACGTTCCCCGAACCCTCCCAGATCGAGTTGAGCGGCGCCTCGCGCAGCAGCCGGGGCATGCCCGACTCCTCCACGTAGCCGTTGCCGCCCAGGCACTCCAGCGCCTCACCCACCACGGACGCGCACCGCTTGGTCACCCAGAACTTCGCCGCCGGCACCGCGATCCGCAGGAACGCCGACTCGCTCTCGCCCCCGTCGTCGTACGCCGCCGCGAGCCGCATCGCCAGCACGGTCGCCGCCTCCGACTCCAGCGCCAGATCGGCCAGCACATTGCGCATCAGCGGCTTCTCCACGAGCGGCCCGCCGAACGCGGAGCGGTACGTCGTGTGGTGCACCGCCTGCGCCACCGCCTGCCGCATCAGCGCCGCCGAACCCGTCACACAGTCCAGCCGGGTCGCCGCCACCATGCCGATGATGGTGCGTACCCCGCGCCCCTCCGCACCGATCCGGCGCGCCCACGTCCCGTCGAACTCGACCTCGGCCGAGGCGTTCGACCGGTTGCCCAGCTTGTCCTTGAGCCGCTGGATCGCGAACGGATTGCGCGTGCCGTCCGGCAGCACCCGGGGCAGCAGGAAGCAGGTCGGCCCGTCCGGGGCCCGCGCCAGCACCAGGAAACCGTCGGACATCGGAGCCGAGCAGAACCACTTGTGCCCGGTCAGCAGATACTCGCCCTCGCCGGCCAGCGGCTCGGCGCGCGTCGTACCCGCCCGTACGTCGGAGCCGCCCTGCTTCTCCGTCATCGCCATGCCCAGCAGCGCCCCTGCCTTCCGCCCGGCCGGCCGCAGCCCCTGCTCGTAGGCCCGCGAGGTCAGCAGCGGCTCCCACTCGGCGGCCACCTCGGGCTCGGCGCGCAGGGCCGGCACCGCGGCGTGCGTCATCGACAGCGGGCAGCCGTGCCCCGCCTCGGCCTGCGTCCACACCAGGAAGCCCGCCGCCCGGCGCACATGCCCGCCCGGCCGGTCCCAGGCAGCGGTCAGACCCGCGCCGACGCCATGGCCCAGCAGCCGGTGCCAGGCGGGGTGGAACTCCACCTCGTCGACGCGGTGTCCGTACCGGTCGTGCGTGCGCAGGACCGGCGGGTTCTCGTTCGCCTGCGCCCCCCAGGACGCCGCCTGGGCCGAGCCCGCGGAGCGCCCGAGCCGGGCCAGCCCCTGTCTGGCCTCGTCCAGCACCTCGGCCGGAAGGTGGCGTTCCACGGCCTCGCCGAGCACCCGGTCCGCGCCGAAGACGTCGTAGCCGAGGAGGGGAGGGGGCTGGTTGGACACGGTGTGGGTGGTGGCTGCCATGCCGATACGGTAAGGACGTGCAGGCAGCAAACGAAACACCCGAGCGGCCACCGGGCCGGCTCCACCGGGCCCGAGTGCTCTACCGCAACGTATCCAAGCGGCAGCTCGCCTGGCAGTTGCTCAAGGACACGGTCAACTCGTGCATGGAGTACCGCATCCTGGGACTCGCCGCCGAGGCGGCGTTCTTCACCCTGCTGTCCCTGCCTCCGCTGCTCCTCGGCCTGATCGGCCTGTTGGGCTACGTCGACGAGTGGACCAGCACCACCACCGTCGCCTCCATCGAGCGCAACATCCTCAGCGCCGCGCACACCGTGCTCTCCGAGCGCGGCGTCAACGACTTCGCCAAACCGCTCCTGTCGGACGTCACCACCGGCGCCCGGCCGGACGTCATCTCCATCGGCTTCGCCATCGCCCTGTGGTCCGGCTCCCGCGCGGTCAACGTCTTCATCGACACGATCACCGTGATGTACGGCCTCGACGGGCAGCGCGGCATCGTCAAGACCCGGATGCTCGCCTTCCTGCTGTACGTGGTGGCGCTGCTGCTCGGCGCGGTGGTCCTGCCGCTGCTCGTGGTCGGTCCCGACCGGGTCGTCGAGCTCATACCGTGGGGCACCGAGGTCATCGCCGTCCTGTACTGGCCCCTGGTGATACTGCTGTCGGTCGCCTTCCTCACCACCCTCTACCACGTGTCCGTGCCGGTGCGTTCGCCGTGGATCGAGGACATGCCGGGCGCCCTGGTGGCGCTCGCGATGTGGGTGGTCGGCAGCTTCCTGCTGCGGATCTACCTCACCAGTACGGTCGAGGGCCCCACGATCTACGGATCGCTCGCCGCCCCCATCGCCGTGCTGCTGTGGATCGGCGTCTCCGCGTTCGCGGTCCTGGTGGGCGCCGCGGTGAACGCGGCCATCGACCGGGTCTGGCCCTCGGTCGCGACGGCCGCCGCCCGCGCCGCGAACGACCGGGTGCGCGCCGCCCAGGCCGCCGAGTTCGTGGCCCGCACCCAGGCGGAGAGCTGGCACGGCGGACCGCAGGACTACGACGAGGACGACGAGGAGGAGGACGACGAGGAGGGCGATGTGGGCGACAGCCCGTACATGCCGTCCGAGTTCCCCGAGCGCTGGTCGCGGTTCCTGCCGCCGGACGACGTGAAGTCCCGGCTCCAGCCCGGCCGCGACAAGGACGCGGACAAGCCGCACCCGCACGACGAGTGAGGCTCAGCCGGCCGCCCGGTCCGGCGCCCCCGGCGACCAGGACAGCTTCACCGTCAGATGCCCCTCCAGGGCGCTCTTCGCGATCACCGCTCCGGCCTCCGAGGTGATCTTCACGCCGAACTCCAGCTCCACCCCGTCCGGCTTCAGCGCCCCGTCCCGGAACACGTTGAGCGCCGACTCGGCGGCCGACCTGATGCCCTCAAGCGCGCTGTCGAAGGTGCGCCCGGCCCGCGCCAGGGCGTGGTGCCCGTCGCGCGCCACCAACTGCGCACCGGGCGCGTGACGGTCGACCTCCACCGTCACCGTCGCCCCGCTGTCCGTGGTGAACTCCATCAGTGACGCCATGACCGCCCCCGGGTAGCCGATTACGCACGTGGTCGTGTCCGTGCACGAGACTAGTGCCATGGGCGTCAGCTACGAAGAGCGCGCGTCGCGACTGGACGGCGCGAAGGTGTGGACCGTGACCGTCCCGCCGGGCACGGCCCATCCGGTGCTGCCCGACGGCTGCATGGACCTGCTCTGGAGCGGCGACCGGCTGCTCGTCGCGGGACCGGACACCCACGCCGAGCCGCCCGCGGGGACCGGGGGCGCCTGGGCGGGCGTCCGCTTCGCCCCCGGCACCGCGCCCGCCCTGCTGGGCGTGCCCGCCCACGAACTGCGCGACCGCCGGGTTCCGCTGGCCGCCCTGTGGCCCGGCGCCCCGGTCCGCGAACTCACCGAGCGGGTCGCCGAGGCGGACGACCCGGCCACGGCCCTGGAGGACATCGCCCTGGACCGGGCGGCCGGCACCGGGCCGCCCGACCCGGTGATGCGCTCCGTCGCCGCACGGCTGGAGGCCGGAGCCACCGTCGCCGATGCGGCCGGGACCGCCGGCCTCGGCGCCCGCCAGCTGCACCGCCGCTCCCTGGCCGCCTTCGGCTACGGGCCCAAGACGCTCGCCCGGGTGCTGCGGCTCCAGCGGGCACTGGCCCTCGTGCGCTCCGGGCTGCCGTACGCGGACGCGGCGCTCGCGGCGGGCTGCGCCGACCAGGCACACCTCGCCCGGGACATGCGCGACCTGGCCGGCACCACCCTGACCGCCTACTTCGGCCGCGCCTGAGGAGCCGGGGGCTCAGCCGGCGGCGGCGAACAGCGAGACCGCGCAGCCGTCCGGGTCGAGGACGACGGCGTACCGCTGCCCCCACACGGCGTCCCACGGCTTCAGGTGCCCCCGGTATCCGGCGCCGGTCAGCTCCGCGTAGACCGCGTCCACCTCCGCCGGGCTGTCGCACAGGAAGGCGAGCCCGAGCCGGTCCCCGCCGGACGGCGGGGACCAGCCGGGGTCGAACGAGCGGACGGTGTCCTCGGTGTCCCACAGCAGGCGCCCGCCGCCCGGCAGGGTCACCTCGACATGGGGCGCGGATTCCGCGCCGGCCGGGATGCCGAGGCCGAGCCGGCGGTAGAAGGCGAGCGATGCGGGCAGATCGGCGGTGGTGATGCCGATCGCGTCGAGTCGTGGAGTCATGCCCCGACCGTAGGCCGGGCCCCGGCCCACGGTCTTGAACGAATCGGTCATGCCCCGTCGCGAGGAACGCGGTCCACGTCCGCGGGCGAGGTGCCCGGGTCCGTCAGCGCCAGGCCCAGCGCGGCGCGCTCGGTGACCCAGCGGGTGGGGCGGTGGCGCGGGTCGCCGGTCGTGGCGTGCAGCGCCCGGTGCAGCCGGAGCACGCGGGCCGCCCCGATCCGCTCGCCCCAGGCCAGCGGGCCCACCGGATAGCCGAGCCCGGTTGTCACCGCCACGTCGATGTCGGCCGGGGCGGCGAGGGCGCGCTCCGCGATGGACGCCGCGACCGACACGATCGAGGCGAGCAGCCGCTGCGCGACCGACCCCGCCGTGTCCCGGACCACCGACACCGCGAACGGCTCGCCGCCGTCCGCCGGCCGGGCCAGCACCGCGCGGGCGTCCCCGGCCGCCGCCGGGTCCGCCGCCGGGGTCACCGCGAGCACCCGGCGCCGCCCGGCCGCCGGCAGCGGGTCCACGCCGAAGGTGCGGGCGGCGGGCAGCCCGTGCGCGGCCACCGCCGAAGCGACCGTGGTGCCCCAGACCGGGACCAGGACCAGCGCGTCGCCCGCGGGCCGCGCCCCGCTCCCGACCCTCGCGCCCGCCGCGGCCAGCGCCTCGCGGAGCGCGGCGGCGTCGGCCTCCTGCGCGGGGTCCGGGGCGAAGACGTGCACCGGGCGGTCCGCGTCCCCGGTGACCGGCGGCTCGGGCGCGGGGCCGGCGGCCTCGGGGCCGTACGCGTACCAGCCGCGCCCGGTCTTGCGGCCGTGCAGGCCGGCCGCCACCCGGTTCGGGGTCAGGTAGGAGGGACGCAGCCGGTCCTCGTGGCGGAAGCCCGTCCAGATCGAGTCGATGACGGCGGCGGTCACATCGAGCCCGGTGAGGTCCATCAGCTCGAACGGGCCCATCCGCAGCCCCAGCACGTCCCGGGCGATCCGGTCGATGTCCGCCGGCTCGCCGACGGTCTCCTCCAGCAACGCCAGCGCCTCCGTCACCAGCCCGCGCCCGGCGTGGTTGACGAGGAAGCCGGGGGTGTCGGCGACGGTCACCGCGCGGTGGCCGCAGCTCTCCACGAGCGAGGTCAGCAGCGGCGGGATGTCCGGCCGGGTGGCGGCGCCGGGCACCACCTCCACGATGCGCATCAGCGGCACCGGGTTGAAGAAGTGCAGCCCGGCCAGGCGCGCCGGGTCCTTCAGCGTGGCGGCGATCCGGGTCACGGACAGCGAGGAGGTGTTGGTCGCGAAGACGGCGGAGGCGGGCAGCGCCCGCTCCAGGCGGCCGAAGACCTCGGCCTTGGTGTCCAGGTCCTCGCGCACGGCCTCGATCACCAGGCCGACGTCCGGGCCCGCCGCCCACGGGTCATCCAGCGGGACCAGCCGCTCCAGCGCGGCCGCCGCGTCCCCGGCGGCCATCCGGCCCTTGGCCACGGCCCGCTCCAGCATGGACCCCACGAAGGCGACCGCGTCCGTCACCGCCTCGGTGCGTACGTCGCACAGCTCCACGGTGTGTCCGGCCGCGGCCGCCCACTGGGCGATGCCGCGGCCCATGGCTCCGGCGCCGACGATCCTGATACGCATGCGGGTCACGGTCCTCTCGATGGGGCGCGGGCAGGGTGCCCGCACCGCCGACGCTTCCAGCGGCCTTTGATCCCCGTCCAATACCGAATTAGGCTCAGACCCGGACGCCGGACGAATCAATGATGCGGGCGGACCCGGGGGAGGGGACGGCATGGAGCTGCGCCACCTCTCCGCGTTCCTCGCCGTGGCGGAGGAACTGCACTTCGGCCGCGCCGCCAAGCGGCTCCAGATGGCGCAGCCGCCGCTGAGCCAGCAGATCCGCCGCCTGGAGAAGGAACTCGGCGTCCAGCTCTTCGAACGCAACACCCGCTCGGTGCGGCTCACCAGCGCGGGTGAGTCCTTCCTCCAGCCGGTGCGGACCGTGCTGGACGACCTGGACACGGCGGTACGGGCCGCGCGCGCGGCCGGACAGGGCGCGTACGGGCGGGTCCGCATCGGCTTCGCGGGCGCCTCAAGCCACGAGACCCTGCCGCTGCTCACCCGGGCGGTGCGGGCCGCCCACCCGGGAATCGAGCTGGTCATGACCGGCCAGACCTACGCCAACGTGGCGCTCGCCCGGGTCGCGGACGGCTCGCTCGACCTCGGGTTCGTCCGGCTGCCGGTGACGCAGCCGGGCGTGAGCTGCCGGGTGATCGACGAGGAGGTGCTGGTCTGCGCGCTGCCCGTCGACCATCCGCTCGCCGCCCGTCCGGAGATCCCGCTCGACGCGCTGGCCGGGGAGCCGTTCGTCGCGTTCCCGGCCAACACCGGCTCCACCGTGCGCGACGCGATGGTCGAGGCGTGCGAGGCGGCCGGATTCAACCCGCGCGTGGTGCAGGAGGCGCCGGACTCGTACACCATCCTGGCGCTGGTCGCGGCGGGCGTCGGGGTCACGCTGACCGTCACCTCCGTCCAGCACATCCAGCTCGGCGGCCTCGTCCAC comes from Streptomyces sp. Mut1 and encodes:
- a CDS encoding acyl-CoA dehydrogenase family protein; this translates as MAATTHTVSNQPPPLLGYDVFGADRVLGEAVERHLPAEVLDEARQGLARLGRSAGSAQAASWGAQANENPPVLRTHDRYGHRVDEVEFHPAWHRLLGHGVGAGLTAAWDRPGGHVRRAAGFLVWTQAEAGHGCPLSMTHAAVPALRAEPEVAAEWEPLLTSRAYEQGLRPAGRKAGALLGMAMTEKQGGSDVRAGTTRAEPLAGEGEYLLTGHKWFCSAPMSDGFLVLARAPDGPTCFLLPRVLPDGTRNPFAIQRLKDKLGNRSNASAEVEFDGTWARRIGAEGRGVRTIIGMVAATRLDCVTGSAALMRQAVAQAVHHTTYRSAFGGPLVEKPLMRNVLADLALESEAATVLAMRLAAAYDDGGESESAFLRIAVPAAKFWVTKRCASVVGEALECLGGNGYVEESGMPRLLREAPLNSIWEGSGNVQALDVLRALRREPLALNAFLQEVGRARGADHRLDAAIRDLLTELADLAGIEARARRVVERVALVLQGSLLVRWAPPEVADAFCASRLGGDGGAAFGTLPHTLDLASVVERARPVEH
- a CDS encoding YihY/virulence factor BrkB family protein, translated to MLYRNVSKRQLAWQLLKDTVNSCMEYRILGLAAEAAFFTLLSLPPLLLGLIGLLGYVDEWTSTTTVASIERNILSAAHTVLSERGVNDFAKPLLSDVTTGARPDVISIGFAIALWSGSRAVNVFIDTITVMYGLDGQRGIVKTRMLAFLLYVVALLLGAVVLPLLVVGPDRVVELIPWGTEVIAVLYWPLVILLSVAFLTTLYHVSVPVRSPWIEDMPGALVALAMWVVGSFLLRIYLTSTVEGPTIYGSLAAPIAVLLWIGVSAFAVLVGAAVNAAIDRVWPSVATAAARAANDRVRAAQAAEFVARTQAESWHGGPQDYDEDDEEEDDEEGDVGDSPYMPSEFPERWSRFLPPDDVKSRLQPGRDKDADKPHPHDE
- a CDS encoding CU044_2847 family protein, whose translation is MASLMEFTTDSGATVTVEVDRHAPGAQLVARDGHHALARAGRTFDSALEGIRSAAESALNVFRDGALKPDGVELEFGVKITSEAGAVIAKSALEGHLTVKLSWSPGAPDRAAG
- a CDS encoding helix-turn-helix domain-containing protein; protein product: MGVSYEERASRLDGAKVWTVTVPPGTAHPVLPDGCMDLLWSGDRLLVAGPDTHAEPPAGTGGAWAGVRFAPGTAPALLGVPAHELRDRRVPLAALWPGAPVRELTERVAEADDPATALEDIALDRAAGTGPPDPVMRSVAARLEAGATVADAAGTAGLGARQLHRRSLAAFGYGPKTLARVLRLQRALALVRSGLPYADAALAAGCADQAHLARDMRDLAGTTLTAYFGRA
- a CDS encoding VOC family protein, translated to MTDSFKTVGRGPAYGRGMTPRLDAIGITTADLPASLAFYRRLGLGIPAGAESAPHVEVTLPGGGRLLWDTEDTVRSFDPGWSPPSGGDRLGLAFLCDSPAEVDAVYAELTGAGYRGHLKPWDAVWGQRYAVVLDPDGCAVSLFAAAG
- a CDS encoding 3-hydroxyacyl-CoA dehydrogenase; this translates as MRIRIVGAGAMGRGIAQWAAAAGHTVELCDVRTEAVTDAVAFVGSMLERAVAKGRMAAGDAAAALERLVPLDDPWAAGPDVGLVIEAVREDLDTKAEVFGRLERALPASAVFATNTSSLSVTRIAATLKDPARLAGLHFFNPVPLMRIVEVVPGAATRPDIPPLLTSLVESCGHRAVTVADTPGFLVNHAGRGLVTEALALLEETVGEPADIDRIARDVLGLRMGPFELMDLTGLDVTAAVIDSIWTGFRHEDRLRPSYLTPNRVAAGLHGRKTGRGWYAYGPEAAGPAPEPPVTGDADRPVHVFAPDPAQEADAAALREALAAAGARVGSGARPAGDALVLVPVWGTTVASAVAAHGLPAARTFGVDPLPAAGRRRVLAVTPAADPAAAGDARAVLARPADGGEPFAVSVVRDTAGSVAQRLLASIVSVAASIAERALAAPADIDVAVTTGLGYPVGPLAWGERIGAARVLRLHRALHATTGDPRHRPTRWVTERAALGLALTDPGTSPADVDRVPRDGA
- a CDS encoding LysR family transcriptional regulator translates to MELRHLSAFLAVAEELHFGRAAKRLQMAQPPLSQQIRRLEKELGVQLFERNTRSVRLTSAGESFLQPVRTVLDDLDTAVRAARAAGQGAYGRVRIGFAGASSHETLPLLTRAVRAAHPGIELVMTGQTYANVALARVADGSLDLGFVRLPVTQPGVSCRVIDEEVLVCALPVDHPLAARPEIPLDALAGEPFVAFPANTGSTVRDAMVEACEAAGFNPRVVQEAPDSYTILALVAAGVGVTLTVTSVQHIQLGGLVHRPLAGPPIRRQAALAWRTDNPSAALHAVLAVAERALPTPAGPVTRPGRRRGRRAD